Proteins from one Mucilaginibacter jinjuensis genomic window:
- a CDS encoding prephenate dehydrogenase, translating to MNIGIIGLGDMGRLYAKAFANAGYTVFGCDLPQNRQKVEEELAGQQVAVLDKGTEVAAQSDLLIYSVEAEYLEQVVAQSYLSIKPNAIVAGQTSVKSIEIEIFEKYLPAGVNIITFHAMHGPGFEPKGQKLMLIRHRSDDESYQRMFDLFNAIGTDIVELPDYHQHDQIVADTQAVTHVGFESMGTAWKSAGFFPWDNASYNGGIDNVKILTTLRIFSYKAHVYAGLAILNPYARQQVKRYAISESELFKLMIMEEEKAFRERIYKARDFVFHESRKLIMFNDQVMKDFSLGDGGIHPKPNSHLSILSMVDAWYHLGVNPYDNLIAQTPPFRLRLGIAEYLFKNEALLEESIETALYDKTIRGDDLEFHSAVREWSSIIGYGDMEGYKKHFNDVQTFFADRLDEGKKQSAELIRRLMMD from the coding sequence ATGAATATCGGGATTATTGGTTTGGGCGATATGGGCCGCTTATATGCGAAGGCATTTGCCAATGCAGGTTACACTGTATTTGGTTGCGACCTGCCCCAGAACAGGCAAAAAGTAGAAGAAGAACTGGCTGGCCAGCAGGTAGCCGTATTGGATAAGGGAACGGAGGTTGCAGCTCAAAGTGATCTGCTGATCTATTCTGTAGAGGCCGAATACCTGGAGCAGGTAGTTGCCCAATCGTATCTTTCTATTAAGCCCAATGCTATTGTTGCCGGGCAAACTTCTGTTAAGTCTATCGAGATTGAGATTTTCGAGAAGTATCTGCCTGCCGGTGTTAATATCATCACCTTCCATGCTATGCACGGGCCGGGCTTTGAACCCAAAGGACAAAAGCTGATGCTGATCCGCCACAGGAGTGATGATGAAAGCTATCAGCGCATGTTCGATCTGTTTAACGCGATAGGGACGGATATTGTGGAACTACCCGATTACCATCAGCACGATCAGATTGTGGCCGATACCCAGGCTGTAACGCACGTGGGTTTCGAGAGTATGGGAACCGCATGGAAATCTGCCGGTTTTTTCCCCTGGGATAATGCTTCTTATAACGGAGGTATCGATAATGTGAAGATCCTTACTACGCTGCGTATCTTTAGTTATAAGGCACACGTGTACGCCGGTTTAGCTATTCTGAACCCTTATGCCCGCCAGCAGGTGAAGCGTTACGCTATATCTGAATCAGAATTATTTAAGCTGATGATCATGGAAGAAGAGAAAGCTTTCCGCGAGCGTATTTACAAGGCCCGCGATTTTGTTTTCCACGAAAGCCGCAAGCTCATTATGTTTAACGACCAGGTGATGAAAGATTTCTCCCTGGGCGATGGCGGCATCCACCCAAAACCAAACTCGCACTTGAGTATATTAAGTATGGTTGATGCCTGGTACCATTTAGGTGTAAACCCGTATGATAACCTGATTGCCCAAACCCCGCCATTCCGCCTGCGTTTGGGTATTGCCGAATATCTGTTTAAGAACGAAGCTTTACTGGAAGAATCGATAGAAACAGCCCTATACGATAAAACTATCCGTGGTGATGATCTGGAATTTCACTCGGCCGTGCGCGAGTGGTCGTCTATTATAGGATACGGCGATATGGAAGGTTATAAGAAACACTTCAACGATGTGCAAACCTTTTTCGCCGACAGGTTAGATGAGGGCAAAAAGCAGAGTGCCGAGCTAATTCGAAGGCTGATGATGGATTAG
- the rplD gene encoding 50S ribosomal protein L4 → MEVNVLNVSGKQTGAKVQLPDSVFGIEPNDHAIYLDVKQYLANQRQGTHKSKQRNEIAGSTRKLHKQKGTGGARAGSIKSPLFNGGGRVFGPQPRDYSFKLNKKLKSLARKSALSYKAQDSNVVVLEDFSFDAVKTKNYVQLLADLQLTNEKTLLVLPAANNNVYLSSRNLKKTKVITADQLNTYDVLNAGKLILTSGSVKTLEEAFAK, encoded by the coding sequence ATGGAAGTTAATGTATTAAATGTATCAGGTAAGCAAACAGGTGCCAAGGTGCAACTTCCTGATTCGGTATTCGGTATCGAGCCCAACGATCACGCTATTTACCTGGATGTAAAACAATATCTGGCTAATCAGCGTCAGGGTACGCACAAATCAAAACAACGTAATGAAATTGCCGGTTCAACCCGCAAATTACATAAACAAAAAGGTACAGGTGGTGCACGTGCCGGTAGCATCAAATCTCCATTATTTAATGGTGGTGGTCGTGTTTTCGGTCCTCAGCCTCGTGATTACAGCTTTAAATTAAACAAAAAGCTTAAATCACTGGCTCGTAAATCAGCCTTATCATACAAAGCACAGGATAGCAATGTGGTTGTATTAGAAGACTTTAGCTTTGACGCTGTTAAAACTAAAAACTATGTACAATTACTTGCTGATTTACAGTTAACTAACGAAAAAACTTTGTTAGTACTGCCTGCAGCAAATAACAATGTTTATTTATCAAGCAGAAATCTGAAAAAAACCAAAGTGATCACAGCTGATCAGTTAAACACTTATGATGTGTTAAACGCTGGTAAATTGATTTTGACTTCAGGTTCTGTTAAAACTTTGGAGGAAGCTTTCGCTAAGTAA
- the rpsJ gene encoding 30S ribosomal protein S10, whose product MSQRIRIKLKSYDYNLVDKSAEKIVKTVKPTGAVVSGPLPLPTEKKIFTVLRSPHVNKKAREQFQLCSYKRLLDIYSSNSKTVDALMKLELPSGVEVEIKV is encoded by the coding sequence ATGAGCCAAAGAATCAGAATTAAACTAAAATCTTACGATTACAACCTGGTTGATAAATCAGCTGAGAAAATCGTTAAGACAGTAAAGCCAACCGGCGCTGTAGTAAGCGGTCCGCTTCCTTTACCTACTGAAAAGAAAATCTTTACAGTATTACGTTCTCCGCACGTAAACAAAAAAGCTCGTGAGCAATTTCAACTTTGCTCATACAAGCGTTTATTAGACATCTACAGTTCTAACTCTAAAACTGTTGATGCTTTAATGAAACTTGAGCTTCCAAGTGGTGTTGAAGTAGAGATCAAAGTGTGA
- the fusA gene encoding elongation factor G, giving the protein MSRDLRYTRNIGIAAHIDAGKTTTTERILYYAGVSHKIGEVHEGAATMDWMAQEQERGITITSAATTVNWKYRGQTYHINIIDTPGHVDFTVEVNRSLRVLDGLVFLFSAVDGVEPQSETNWRLANNYNVARIGFVNKMDRSGADFLKVVKQVKSMLGSNAVPLQLPIGAEDSFKGVVDLINWRGIVWNEHDKGMTFTEVPIPEDMIEEATEWREKLLESVAEYDESLMEKFFDAPDTITEREVLDALRQAVLDAKIVPMVCGSSFKNKGVQTMLDYVMELLPSPMDVEGIIGTNPDTGEEILRKPDVKEPFAALAFKIATDPFVGRLCFIRVYSGNLDAGSYVHNMRSDSKERISRIFQMHANKQNPIPNVGAGDIAAVVGFKDIKTGDTLCDEKHPIILESMNFPEPVIGLAIEPKTQADVDKLGMALSKLAEEDPTFRVNSDEETGQTVISGMGELHLDIIMDRLKREFKVEVNQGAPQVAYKESITGTIQHRETYKKQTGGRGKFADIQVIISPNDEGKEGLQFVNEISGGSIPREFIPSVEKGFAASMANGVLAGYPLTSLKVRLIDGSFHAVDSDALSFEIAAKSAYREALPKCKPVLLEPIMKIEILTPEENMGDVIGDMNRRRGQLLGMDSRAGAQVIKATVPLSEMFGYVTQLRTITSGRATSTMEFDHYAEAPRNVQEEVVAKSKGRVKGSVA; this is encoded by the coding sequence ATGTCAAGAGATCTAAGATACACAAGAAACATCGGTATTGCCGCGCACATTGATGCTGGTAAAACCACTACCACTGAGCGTATACTTTATTATGCTGGTGTAAGCCACAAAATTGGTGAAGTACACGAAGGTGCGGCTACTATGGACTGGATGGCGCAGGAGCAAGAGCGTGGTATTACCATTACCTCAGCTGCTACTACCGTTAACTGGAAATACAGAGGCCAAACTTACCACATCAACATTATTGATACCCCGGGTCACGTGGATTTTACCGTTGAGGTAAACCGTTCATTACGTGTACTTGATGGTTTAGTTTTCTTATTTTCTGCTGTTGATGGTGTTGAGCCTCAATCAGAAACTAACTGGAGACTTGCCAACAACTATAATGTTGCCCGTATCGGTTTCGTAAATAAAATGGACCGCTCTGGTGCCGACTTCTTAAAGGTTGTTAAACAAGTAAAATCAATGTTAGGCAGCAACGCTGTTCCATTGCAATTACCAATCGGCGCTGAAGATAGCTTCAAAGGTGTGGTTGATTTAATTAACTGGAGAGGTATCGTTTGGAATGAGCATGATAAAGGTATGACCTTTACTGAAGTGCCTATCCCAGAGGATATGATCGAAGAAGCAACTGAGTGGAGAGAGAAATTGCTTGAATCTGTAGCTGAGTATGATGAGTCGTTAATGGAGAAATTCTTCGATGCACCGGATACCATTACTGAGCGCGAAGTATTAGACGCTTTACGTCAGGCTGTTTTAGATGCTAAAATTGTTCCTATGGTTTGTGGTTCATCTTTCAAAAACAAAGGTGTACAAACCATGCTTGATTACGTGATGGAATTATTGCCTTCACCTATGGATGTTGAAGGTATCATTGGTACCAACCCAGACACCGGCGAAGAAATTTTACGTAAACCTGATGTTAAAGAACCATTTGCAGCATTAGCGTTTAAAATTGCAACCGATCCATTCGTTGGTCGTTTGTGCTTTATCCGCGTATACTCTGGTAACTTAGATGCAGGTTCGTATGTACACAACATGCGTTCTGACAGTAAAGAGCGTATCTCTCGTATCTTCCAAATGCACGCTAACAAGCAAAACCCAATCCCTAACGTAGGTGCTGGTGATATTGCTGCGGTAGTAGGCTTTAAAGATATTAAGACAGGTGATACCCTTTGCGACGAGAAACACCCGATCATCCTTGAGTCTATGAACTTCCCTGAGCCGGTTATCGGTTTAGCTATCGAGCCTAAAACTCAGGCAGACGTAGATAAATTGGGTATGGCTTTAAGTAAACTGGCTGAAGAGGATCCAACCTTCCGTGTAAACTCTGACGAGGAAACCGGCCAAACTGTAATTTCAGGTATGGGCGAGCTTCACTTAGATATCATCATGGACCGCTTAAAACGTGAGTTTAAAGTAGAGGTTAACCAGGGTGCTCCACAAGTAGCTTACAAAGAGTCTATCACAGGTACTATCCAACACCGCGAAACATATAAGAAACAAACCGGTGGTCGTGGTAAATTTGCTGATATCCAGGTTATCATTTCACCAAATGACGAAGGTAAAGAAGGCTTACAGTTTGTGAACGAAATTAGCGGTGGTTCAATCCCTCGTGAGTTTATTCCATCTGTTGAAAAAGGCTTTGCAGCTTCTATGGCAAATGGTGTATTGGCAGGCTATCCGTTAACCAGCTTAAAAGTTAGGTTAATTGACGGTTCATTCCACGCAGTCGATTCAGATGCGTTATCTTTCGAGATCGCAGCTAAATCTGCATACCGCGAGGCATTGCCAAAATGTAAACCAGTATTGCTTGAGCCGATCATGAAAATCGAGATCCTTACCCCAGAAGAAAACATGGGTGATGTAATCGGTGACATGAACCGTCGTCGTGGCCAACTGTTAGGTATGGATTCACGCGCTGGTGCACAAGTTATTAAAGCTACTGTACCACTTTCAGAAATGTTTGGTTACGTAACTCAATTACGTACTATCACTTCTGGCCGTGCAACTTCAACAATGGAGTTTGATCACTATGCTGAGGCACCGCGTAACGTACAAGAAGAAGTGGTTGCTAAATCAAAAGGCAGAGTTAAAGGCAGCGTAGCATAA
- a CDS encoding M1 family metallopeptidase has protein sequence MYKKLLLNAFLFFIISAASAQTLYMPRDIKRAYTNATRSLDGRPGKNYWQNHGRYNIHVTANVPDRNIKGNEEITYINNSPDTLKSLNMKLIINIHRPGAVRLSPVEADYLTSGIQIDTFNINGTATKWNNVTNAATNQGVRLTQPLAPHDSVKLNITWHYQISLKSEREGMIDSTTYYLAYFYPRVSVYDDYNGWDRLPFNDALEFYNDFNDYKLSVTVPKNFIVWATGTLQNANQVLQPEYAKRLQASFTSDSTIHVATAEDLAKKNITAQNAMNTWVWTANNITDVAVGISDHYVWDAASTVVDDATHRRASMQAAFLNSSEDFHHSVQFGRNSLSWFSHNWPGVPYPFPKMTAFQGFADMEYPMMVNDSHTKDIRFAQFVQDHEIAHTYFPFYMGINETRYGYMDEGWATTYELLIGTAEVGKEAAEKLYKGFRVNGWIHNRASAEDLPVITPTSELNVGIGNNEYGKPSLSYLALKDMLGDELFKKALHTYMDNWNGKHPIPWDYFNSMSTGSGKNLDWFFNNWFFTNYYDDLAIDKVTNTAKGVQVDIKNVGGFAIPFDVVATYADGTTKAFHQTPIVWQNNQKAVVITLTGTKEITGIKLDNGIFMDADESNNSWKK, from the coding sequence ATGTACAAAAAATTGCTTTTAAATGCCTTTCTGTTCTTTATTATAAGCGCAGCATCGGCACAAACTTTATATATGCCGCGCGATATAAAACGTGCATATACAAACGCAACCCGCTCATTAGATGGGCGTCCCGGAAAAAACTACTGGCAAAACCATGGCCGCTACAACATCCATGTAACCGCCAATGTGCCCGACCGCAACATTAAAGGAAACGAGGAAATTACCTACATCAACAACAGCCCCGATACGCTGAAAAGCCTAAACATGAAGCTGATCATTAACATCCACCGCCCCGGTGCTGTAAGGTTAAGCCCGGTTGAGGCAGATTACCTCACAAGCGGCATCCAGATTGATACTTTTAACATAAATGGCACCGCTACTAAATGGAATAATGTAACCAATGCCGCCACTAACCAGGGCGTAAGGTTAACTCAACCTTTAGCCCCGCACGATTCTGTTAAGCTTAATATAACATGGCACTACCAGATTTCTTTAAAAAGCGAGCGCGAAGGGATGATAGATTCTACCACTTATTACCTTGCTTATTTCTATCCCCGCGTATCTGTCTATGACGACTATAATGGCTGGGACCGCCTGCCGTTTAACGATGCGTTAGAGTTTTACAACGATTTTAACGACTATAAGCTGAGCGTAACCGTACCTAAAAACTTTATTGTTTGGGCAACCGGTACATTACAAAATGCCAACCAGGTACTGCAACCCGAGTATGCAAAACGCCTGCAGGCATCATTCACCAGTGATTCTACCATACACGTGGCTACAGCCGAAGATCTGGCTAAGAAAAACATCACAGCTCAAAACGCCATGAATACCTGGGTCTGGACAGCCAATAACATTACAGACGTGGCCGTAGGTATAAGTGACCATTACGTATGGGATGCAGCAAGTACCGTGGTTGATGATGCTACCCACCGCCGCGCCAGTATGCAGGCTGCGTTTTTAAATAGCTCAGAAGATTTTCATCACTCGGTACAGTTTGGCCGTAACAGCTTAAGCTGGTTTTCGCATAACTGGCCGGGCGTACCCTACCCTTTCCCTAAAATGACTGCTTTTCAGGGATTTGCTGATATGGAGTACCCGATGATGGTGAACGATAGCCATACTAAAGACATCCGCTTTGCACAGTTTGTGCAGGATCATGAAATTGCGCATACCTACTTCCCATTCTATATGGGGATCAATGAAACCCGTTATGGTTATATGGACGAAGGTTGGGCCACTACTTACGAACTGTTAATAGGTACTGCCGAAGTTGGCAAAGAAGCTGCAGAGAAACTGTATAAAGGCTTCCGCGTAAACGGCTGGATCCACAATCGTGCTTCTGCCGAAGACCTGCCTGTTATTACCCCAACCAGCGAATTAAATGTTGGCATAGGTAATAACGAATACGGCAAACCATCATTAAGCTACCTGGCTTTAAAAGATATGCTGGGCGATGAGCTGTTTAAAAAAGCACTGCATACCTATATGGATAACTGGAACGGCAAGCACCCTATCCCATGGGATTACTTTAACTCGATGAGTACCGGTTCTGGCAAAAACCTCGATTGGTTCTTTAATAACTGGTTCTTCACCAATTATTATGATGACCTGGCTATTGATAAAGTGACTAACACCGCTAAAGGCGTGCAGGTTGATATTAAAAACGTTGGCGGTTTTGCCATCCCGTTTGATGTAGTTGCCACTTATGCTGATGGTACCACCAAAGCTTTCCACCAAACACCAATAGTTTGGCAGAACAACCAAAAAGCCGTAGTAATTACCTTAACCGGCACTAAAGAGATTACCGGTATTAAACTGGATAACGGCATTTTTATGGATGCCGACGAAAGCAATAATAGCTGGAAAAAATAG
- a CDS encoding ABC transporter permease — MLKNYFKIAWRNLIKNKVYSSINILGLALGMAVAMLIGLWIWDELSFDHYHQNHAKIGQVMVTQTFDGHTSTQTAMALPVAPELKNKYAADFKYISHASWNNTFILGAGENKVSQKGMWVEADFPKMLTLKMIQGDISALKDPSSMLLAQSAAKALFGDKAPLGKTVRINNKMDLKVGGVYEDLPNNSTFNDMQVLLAWDKLVATDPYTKSAQTNWGDHSTQLFVQLSDNADFDKVSKKIRSLSHDHFKEANERLLVHPMDKWHLYSNFKDGNIDGGRIQYVWLFGIIGVFVLLLACINFMNLSTARSEKRAKEVGIRKAIGSVRQQLIAQFLSESIVMALIAFVFAMIIVILFLPVFNNLANKQMNFPWTSGPFWLLSLAFSLLTGIVSGSYPAFYLSGFNTVKVLKGTFKTGRFAALPRKVLVVIQFTVSVTLIIGTIIVFKQIQFAKNRPIGYTREGLVTVDINTPDLQGHYDALRGDLLKTGAIENMSESSSPSTDIWSNQIGFDWKGKNPSTNPVFGIVAVTHDFGKTIGWKIKDGRDFSRSFATDTSSLLLNEAAVKLIGIKNPVGETIKWNGKAYIVRGIITNMVMNSPYMEAMPTVFTLNYGWTNIITMKIKPTMAVATALTRLEPVFKKYNPASPFSYKFIDDEYAHKFADEERIGNLATFFAILAIFISSLGLFGLASFVAEQRTKEIGVRKVLGASVYNLWSMLSKDFLGLVIISCAIAIPIAWYYLNNWLKVYEYHTAISWWVFIAASVGAMVITIITVSFQSIKAAVANPVKSLRSE; from the coding sequence ATGCTGAAAAACTATTTTAAAATTGCCTGGCGTAATCTTATTAAAAACAAGGTTTACTCATCTATCAATATTCTGGGTTTGGCTTTAGGTATGGCTGTAGCTATGCTTATCGGTTTGTGGATCTGGGACGAGCTGTCGTTCGATCATTATCATCAAAACCATGCAAAAATTGGCCAGGTAATGGTTACCCAAACTTTCGACGGGCATACCAGTACTCAAACTGCCATGGCATTGCCCGTTGCACCTGAATTGAAAAACAAGTATGCAGCCGACTTTAAATATATAAGCCACGCCTCATGGAATAATACTTTCATATTGGGTGCAGGCGAAAACAAGGTTTCGCAGAAAGGGATGTGGGTTGAAGCCGACTTCCCTAAAATGTTAACGCTTAAAATGATACAGGGTGATATTAGCGCGCTGAAAGATCCATCATCGATGTTACTTGCGCAATCTGCCGCCAAAGCTTTATTTGGTGATAAAGCGCCTTTGGGTAAAACCGTACGCATCAATAATAAAATGGATTTAAAAGTAGGTGGGGTATATGAAGACCTGCCCAATAATTCCACTTTTAATGATATGCAGGTACTGCTTGCATGGGATAAGCTGGTAGCTACTGATCCGTATACCAAATCGGCACAAACTAACTGGGGCGACCACAGTACCCAATTGTTTGTACAGCTAAGTGATAATGCCGATTTTGATAAGGTAAGCAAAAAAATAAGAAGCCTTTCGCACGATCACTTTAAAGAAGCTAATGAACGGTTGTTGGTTCATCCAATGGATAAATGGCACCTGTACAGCAACTTTAAAGATGGCAACATTGATGGCGGCCGTATACAATACGTGTGGTTGTTTGGTATTATAGGCGTCTTCGTATTGCTTTTAGCTTGTATTAATTTTATGAACCTCAGCACAGCCCGGTCAGAGAAGCGCGCCAAAGAAGTAGGGATCCGCAAAGCTATCGGTTCGGTTCGTCAGCAATTAATTGCGCAGTTCTTGAGCGAATCTATCGTGATGGCTTTAATTGCATTTGTTTTCGCCATGATTATCGTGATTTTATTTCTGCCTGTATTTAACAACCTGGCCAATAAACAAATGAACTTTCCGTGGACAAGCGGACCGTTCTGGTTACTTAGCCTGGCGTTTTCTTTACTTACGGGTATAGTTTCGGGCAGCTATCCGGCCTTTTACCTGTCGGGCTTTAATACAGTTAAGGTATTAAAAGGGACATTTAAAACCGGCAGATTTGCCGCCTTGCCGCGCAAGGTGTTAGTAGTAATTCAATTTACGGTATCAGTAACGCTTATCATCGGTACTATTATCGTTTTTAAACAAATACAATTTGCCAAGAACAGACCTATTGGTTATACACGCGAAGGTTTAGTTACTGTTGATATTAATACACCCGATTTACAGGGCCATTACGATGCCTTAAGGGGCGACCTGCTTAAAACGGGTGCAATAGAAAATATGTCAGAGTCATCGAGCCCGTCAACTGATATTTGGAGTAATCAGATTGGGTTTGATTGGAAAGGTAAAAATCCATCTACCAATCCTGTATTTGGTATTGTTGCCGTGACGCATGATTTTGGTAAAACTATCGGCTGGAAAATTAAAGATGGTCGCGATTTTTCCAGAAGCTTTGCTACCGATACCAGCAGTTTATTATTGAATGAAGCCGCCGTGAAATTAATTGGTATTAAAAACCCGGTAGGCGAAACCATTAAATGGAACGGCAAAGCTTACATTGTAAGAGGTATAATTACCAACATGGTAATGAACTCGCCATACATGGAAGCGATGCCAACCGTATTTACGCTGAATTACGGCTGGACAAACATCATCACCATGAAAATTAAGCCAACCATGGCGGTAGCTACAGCCTTAACAAGGCTCGAACCTGTGTTTAAGAAATACAACCCGGCAAGCCCGTTCAGCTATAAATTTATTGATGATGAGTATGCCCACAAATTCGCCGACGAAGAGCGCATAGGTAACCTGGCCACCTTCTTTGCTATACTGGCCATCTTTATATCTTCGCTCGGTTTATTTGGCCTGGCCTCGTTTGTGGCCGAGCAACGTACTAAAGAAATTGGCGTGCGCAAAGTACTTGGTGCATCGGTATACAACCTTTGGAGTATGCTTTCAAAAGATTTTCTTGGCCTGGTAATTATATCATGCGCCATTGCCATCCCAATTGCCTGGTATTATTTAAACAACTGGCTAAAGGTATATGAGTACCATACGGCTATATCGTGGTGGGTATTTATTGCTGCAAGCGTTGGTGCAATGGTAATAACCATTATTACAGTAAGCTTCCAATCTATTAAAGCAGCAGTGGCTAATCCGGTAAAGAGTTTAAGATCGGAGTAA
- the rpsL gene encoding 30S ribosomal protein S12, which yields MPTIQQLVRKGRVAMVDKSKSPALDSCPQRRGVCTRVYTTTPKKPNSAMRKVARVRLTNGKEVNAYIPGEGHNLQEHSIVLIRGGRVKDLPGVRYHIIRGALDTSGVNGRNQRRSKYGTKRPKPGQAAAAPAKGKKK from the coding sequence ATGCCTACTATTCAGCAATTAGTTAGAAAAGGTAGAGTAGCTATGGTTGACAAGAGTAAGTCACCAGCGTTGGACAGCTGTCCACAGCGAAGAGGCGTGTGTACCCGTGTATACACCACTACCCCTAAGAAACCAAACTCAGCAATGCGTAAAGTTGCGCGTGTACGTTTAACCAATGGTAAAGAGGTGAATGCCTATATCCCAGGTGAAGGTCACAACTTACAGGAGCACTCAATCGTGTTAATCCGCGGTGGCAGGGTTAAAGATTTACCAGGTGTACGTTACCACATCATCCGTGGTGCATTAGATACATCAGGTGTAAACGGCCGTAACCAACGTCGTTCTAAATATGGTACTAAACGCCCTAAACCAGGTCAGGCAGCTGCTGCACCGGCAAAAGGTAAAAAGAAATAA
- the rplW gene encoding 50S ribosomal protein L23 has translation MEVLKKPLLTEKVAQLTEKLNRYVFKVDHRANKIQIKSAIENMYGVNVTAVNTMKYVGKLKTRNTKAGAVSGRAATYKKAVISLKDGETIDFYSTI, from the coding sequence ATGGAAGTATTAAAGAAACCCTTACTTACAGAAAAAGTAGCTCAGTTAACTGAGAAACTTAATCGTTATGTTTTCAAGGTTGATCACAGAGCTAACAAGATCCAGATCAAATCTGCAATCGAGAACATGTATGGTGTTAACGTTACAGCGGTAAACACCATGAAATATGTCGGAAAACTTAAAACCCGCAACACTAAAGCAGGTGCCGTATCTGGCCGCGCTGCTACTTATAAGAAAGCGGTTATTTCGTTGAAAGACGGTGAAACAATAGATTTTTATAGCACAATATAA
- the rpsG gene encoding 30S ribosomal protein S7 → MRKSKPKKRILLPDPKFNDVLVTRFVNNMMYDGKKSTAYSIFYNAVEIVEKKTNENGLETWKKALNNVMPAVEVKSRRVGGANFQVPTEVRPERKIALGMKWLISYSRRRGEKTMMEKLAGEIISAAKGEGAAVKKKEDTHKMAEANKAFSHFRF, encoded by the coding sequence ATGAGAAAGTCAAAACCAAAAAAGAGAATCCTTCTTCCTGATCCAAAATTTAATGATGTTTTGGTAACCAGGTTCGTAAATAACATGATGTATGATGGTAAAAAATCTACCGCATACAGCATTTTCTATAACGCTGTTGAGATAGTTGAGAAAAAAACTAACGAAAACGGTTTAGAAACTTGGAAAAAAGCGTTAAACAATGTTATGCCAGCTGTTGAGGTTAAATCTCGCCGTGTTGGTGGTGCTAACTTCCAGGTTCCTACAGAAGTTCGTCCAGAGCGTAAAATCGCTTTAGGTATGAAATGGCTGATCAGCTACTCACGTCGTCGTGGTGAAAAAACCATGATGGAGAAATTAGCAGGTGAGATCATCTCTGCTGCTAAAGGTGAAGGTGCTGCTGTGAAGAAAAAAGAAGATACGCACAAAATGGCTGAAGCCAACAAAGCGTTCTCTCACTTTAGATTCTAA
- a CDS encoding type II toxin-antitoxin system RelE/ParE family toxin, whose amino-acid sequence MKFEIVFSDAAHETFTAIQSQILDKWGKKSVIKFEKRVLKILEIISVSPFIYEAANINVNVRKASVHKNCSCFYKIGETSITVLFFWDNRQEPM is encoded by the coding sequence ATGAAATTTGAGATAGTTTTTTCTGATGCAGCGCACGAGACCTTTACTGCTATTCAATCGCAAATCTTAGATAAGTGGGGCAAAAAGTCGGTTATTAAGTTTGAAAAACGCGTTCTTAAGATATTAGAAATAATATCAGTATCACCATTTATCTATGAAGCCGCAAACATTAATGTAAATGTAAGAAAAGCTTCTGTTCATAAAAATTGCTCCTGCTTTTATAAAATTGGTGAAACCTCTATTACTGTATTGTTTTTCTGGGATAACAGACAGGAGCCGATGTAG
- the rplC gene encoding 50S ribosomal protein L3, producing the protein MSGIIGKKVGMTSIFDEAGKNIPCTVIEAGPCVVTQVRSVETDGYAAIQLAYDEKKEKNTSAPLKGHFQKAGTTPKRKLVEFKTFEDEKNLGDTVTVEIFNSGDFVDVVGTSKGKGFQGVVKRHGFGGVGMQTHGQHNRLRAPGSLGASSWPSRVFKGMRMAGQTGNVRVKVQNLEVVKVYPEQNLLVVKGSIPGAKGSFVIVDK; encoded by the coding sequence ATGTCAGGAATTATTGGTAAAAAAGTAGGGATGACCAGTATTTTCGATGAGGCCGGAAAAAACATTCCGTGTACCGTAATCGAAGCTGGTCCTTGTGTAGTAACACAAGTACGATCTGTAGAAACAGACGGGTACGCTGCAATCCAGTTAGCGTATGATGAGAAAAAGGAGAAGAATACTTCTGCTCCTTTGAAAGGTCACTTCCAAAAAGCCGGTACTACACCAAAGCGCAAGCTTGTAGAATTCAAAACATTTGAGGACGAAAAGAATTTAGGCGACACCGTTACTGTCGAGATCTTCAACTCAGGTGATTTTGTGGATGTAGTAGGTACCTCAAAAGGTAAAGGCTTTCAGGGCGTTGTAAAACGTCACGGATTTGGCGGTGTGGGTATGCAAACTCACGGACAGCACAACCGTTTAAGAGCGCCAGGTTCACTGGGTGCATCTTCATGGCCTTCACGCGTATTTAAAGGTATGCGTATGGCTGGTCAAACTGGTAACGTTCGTGTTAAGGTTCAAAACCTTGAAGTGGTTAAAGTTTATCCAGAGCAAAATTTATTGGTGGTTAAGGGATCTATTCCCGGAGCTAAGGGTTCATTCGTAATCGTTGATAAATAA